In one Oncorhynchus masou masou isolate Uvic2021 chromosome 23, UVic_Omas_1.1, whole genome shotgun sequence genomic region, the following are encoded:
- the LOC135510349 gene encoding transcription cofactor HES-6-like, with product MTASNMEHGGNAPEKNFNAKDERKLRKPLIEKKRRERINCSLEQLKGIMVDAYNLDQSKLEKADVLEVTVQHMEGLQKDHGTGIPAGPSVGFQSRQRYSSGYIQCMQEVHNLLLGCPDMDKPLGAQLLNHLLKSLPHISSETGPGNTGGNGPNRTPTRPITGGVNETLIRAIGNCNGRICSSSGASPNSGPGSPPQSPLSLPSGGVGLFRPRCLQMNHASPPLTPLHAPHRQVHSGRDGREQLPASSPSSSPKLPQPGVSHPAPLPPFFGPVGDPSMWRPW from the exons ATGACGGCCTCCAACATGGAACATGGAGGAAATGCTCCCGAGAAGAACTTTAACGCCAAAGATGAACGAAAG CTGCGGAAGCCTCTGATAGAGAAGAAGAGGCGGGAGCGAATCAACTGCAGCCTTGAGCAGCTGAAGGGGATCATGGTGGACGCCTATAACCTAGAT CAATCTAAACTGGAGAAGGCTGATGTACTGGAGGTTACTGTCCAACATATGGAGGGTCTACAAAAGGATCATG GTACTGGCATCCCTGCTGGTCCCAGCGTCGGGTTCCAGTCCCGGCAGCGCTACAGCAGTGGATACATCCAGTGTATGCAGGAGGTCCATAACCTGCTCCTGGGCTGTCCAGACATGGACAAGCCTCTAGGGGCCCAGCTCCTCAATCACCTCCTTAAGTCTCTGCCCCACATCAGCTCAGAGACTGGGCCTGGAAACACTGGTGGCAATGGGCCTAATCGGACCCCAACAAGGCCTATCACTGGTGGGGTCAATGAGACTCTGATAAGGGCCATTGGTAATTGTAACGGTAGaatttgtagtagtagtggtgctaGTCCCAATTCTGGACCTGGATCCCCTCCACAGTCTCCGCTTTCACTGCCTTCTGGAGGAGTAGGTCTATTCCGACCTCGCTGTTTACAGATGAATCATGCCTCGCCGCCGTTGACCCCGCTCCATGCCCCCCACAGGCAGGTGCATtctgggagagatgggagggagcagctgcctgcctcctccccttcTAGCTCACCCAAACTCCCCCAGCCAGGGGTGTCTCACCCCGCCCCCCTGCCCCCTTTCTTTGGCCCTGTGGGAGACCCCTCTATGTGGAGGCCTTGGTga